Sequence from the Desulfotignum phosphitoxidans DSM 13687 genome:
GAATTCTTCATCAACCCGGACTGGAGTAAAAATGACCCTGTTTACAATCGACCATGAAAAATGCGACAAAGACGGCATCTGCGCGTTAGAATGCCCGGCCCACATTATTGAAATGACAGACAACGGTCCGGTTCCCTCAGTGGGCGCCGAAGAGATCTGTATCCGGTGCGGCCATTGTGTGGCCGTGTGCCCCCGGGGAGCCTTTACCCTGAATTTTCTTTCCCCGGAAGAGTGCATGCCCGTCAAAAAGGAACTGGCCCTGGATGCCGCGCACACGGAGCATTTTTTGCGGTCCCGCAGGGCGGTCAGACGCTACCGGGACAAACCCGTTCCCAGGGATCTTTTTGAAAAAGCGCTGGGCATTGCCTGTTGTGCGCCCACAGGCAGCAACCGCCAGGAAGTTCAATGGCTGGTGATCGACAACAAAGACGATGTAAAAAAAATCGCGGCCCATGTGATTGAATGGATGCGGCATCTGGTAAAAACCCGCCCGGAACTTGCCTTGCCGTTGAACATGCAGACCCTGATCCAACACTGGGAACAAGGCAGTGACAGGATCTGCCGGGATGCCCCCCAGCTGGTGTTCGCCCATGCATCCAATGAATTCGGCAGCGCCGCCGCTGACTGCCATACGGCACTGGCCTACCTGGAACTGGCCCTGCCCGGATTTGGCCTGGGTTCCTGCTGGGCCGGATATGTCAACTATGCAGTGGGCCAGTGGCCGGCCCTTGCAGATTTTTTGTCTTTTCCTGAAAACCATTCCTGCCACGGAGCACTCATGGTTGGCTTTCCAAAATTCAAATATTTCCGTGCCCCCAAAAGGAACAATCCGGTTGTCCGGTACCATGGTGAACAGCATTTTCACAAAATATTTTGACTCTCCTGAAAATATAGGATAATTTTGTAAATGGTAAACGCTGACGAGGCTGCTTTCTAACAGTTATCACATAAGCCTTATCAAAAAAAAATGATTCAAAAAATTGAAGAGTACGAGCATGGATACAAATGAAAATCTGCTGTCACGAATCACCATTAATCCAAATATTATGGTGGGCAAACCAACGATAAGGGGCATGAGAATCACTGTTGAGCAAATACTCAGGGCACTTTCCAGCGGGATTACCGAAAAAGAACTGCTTGAAGAATATCCCGAACTTGAGAAAAAAGATTTCCAGGCTGTTTTTGCATATGCGACCAATTTGGTAGAAGAAGAACAGATTTTTCCAGTTCACATTTCTGCATGAATACCAGAGAATTAAAATTTCTTGTGGATGTCGGAGTAGGGAAAGCAATAGAAGATTATCTCCAATCAGAAGGTTATGATATAAAAGCTGTTCGTAATATTGATCCCTGCATGAAAGATGAGGACATCATCCGAACCGCGTTTTGGGAAAGCCGTATGGTAATAACAATGGACAAAGATTTTGGAGAGCTGGTATATCATTCTTCAATGGATCATTGCGGCATTTTGCTGCTTCGACTCGAAAATGCAGTCAGTTACAAAAAATTGAAAGTGGTACAATTCATTATGGAAAACTATTCTGATCGATTAAAAAATTGTTTTTGCGTTTTCCAAAATGATAAATTCAGAATCAGAAAAATAGCCCGATAGAATTTCCCAATCCATTGACTTAAAAACCACGTTCCAGACACACCCCTGGCCATTTCACCCCTTTATTGGCTGGTGGAGACAAGTCCAGCCAGGAAAAAGATATTGACAAAGCCCGGGCACTGTTGAAAAAAAGCTGTCCGCAAACGGCTTCTCCTTCCATGCCCCGGCCTTCCGCGGCGCCCTGTTCGTCAACCCGGACACCAGCCAGGCCGTGCTCCTGGATCACCGGATCTGTGACTCCCGGTATCCGTTTGCCTATACCCTGTACACCAAGGAGCAGAATGCCCTGATGCACAAATACCGGGGAGTGTTCCGGTTCATGGCCGACACCCAAGACGACCTGGCGGATGCGGCCCGCACCCTGGACCGCCTGCTGAACCGGGAGTTTGCTGAAGACGGCATCCAGACAAAGGGCCGCCACCGGAACTGGCACGACATCGACCCCACCATGCCCGAGGCCCTGTTCGAGCAGGCATTTATCGACTGCTACGGCCGCAGGGCCCTGGACCGGGTGATCCGGGAGTTTCCCGTCATCGACATGAACGGCCACACCCGGTGGGTGGATTATTTCATCCGCACCCGGACCGGGGACCTGGCCATCGAAAAAAACGGGGAACGATTCCACCACCCCATCCTCATCGGCAAAGACCGGTACGCCCGCCAGCTCATCAAGCAGAACTCGCTGGCCGCTTACGGCATCAAGGTGTTCCGCTGGTCCATCCAGGGCATGACATCCACGGACAATTTCCTGGATGAGATGAAACTGTTTTTCGGCGATCCCGGCGATTTTCTGCTGGGCCAGAAGATCAGCGTATCCCGGGGATTCTCCCTGTTCCACCACCAGGCAACTATAGCTGTTTTTTTTCTTGCCTTACTTGTCCCACCCTGATACAGGTACAACGTGTTGTACCTGTATCAGGGTGGAGATAATATTTTTAATTATGGAGGATTGGTTATAGTTTGGTTAACAAAAAGCAAATTCTTATCCCCATCCCTTCCCTCCCTCTCTCGAAAAGCAGGCAGAAGATGCTGGATGACCCGGATTATCAGTACAAATTCAGATGATGAGTGTGTAAACCCTTGACTGATCTGACTGAAGAATAAAACATAGTGATCAACCTGATCAAGCATATTCACGAGCAAACACCCTGGCTTTACAATAGACGTTTTCGGTTTTCAGTACTGGTTGGATTGCTGGCGATGCTGGCACAAGCGGTCCCTATCGATTGGGTTCGTTGGTGTGGATTGATTTTGTTGCTGTCATCAGTCCTTTTGGTGTTTGATGCTGTTTTCCTGTTACCCCATGAAAAACAACGATTAAAAAAAATCAGAAAACACATAGGCACGCTAGATATAGACAAGGCAAAAAAACTTTTGTCCTGCCCTGTTTGTTTGCCCAGCGTGCCGTTTTCAATCCAGAGAAGGTTTCTTCAAGCCAGAGCTGGTTTATATCAAAAAGATCTGCTGGGGGCCTATAATGCGGTCGTTTCCGCAGGCAAATACGATCTTCTCCCAAAAGAGGCGGTGGAATATCGTTGCCTGAAAGGCCGTATTTATTGGGAAGCCGGAAATGTCCGTGATTTCATTCAGTTGTTTGAAAATGAAAAGATCGACCCACTGAGCCGGAACACTTCAACATCCCTGGCAGTGTTGAAAAGTCACTGGTACGTTGCCAAAAAAGATTTATTGAACGCAAAACAGGTATTAGAATCTGTTATTGCCACAAAGATCGATAAAGAGACAAAAATTCTATTGTACAATGAACTCGCTGTTTTTGAAGGACGTTCGGGCAATAAAGAAGAACAGATATCCCATCTTTACAGAGCTTTTGAATTATTAAAAAAACAGCCTCAGCCGATCTATTATGAATCGGTTATCCACAACCTGGCTATCAATTTATTGCGCGAGGAAAGAAGAACAGAGGCCCACCAGGTAATGCAAATTTATCGCAATCTCATTGATTTGAAAAATGTATGGCAATGTCTGTTTTTTTGCAACGATCAACTTCTGTTTGCCAGAGAAACGGGCAGTCAGGAAATGATTGACAAGGCCCATATCTTTAGAAAGAAGCATCTGACAAGGAGGCTTCCGGCTTTGCAGGAAATTGCGTTACGTATTTCTGAATTGACAATGGTCAGAAATGATCATCAGAACATGCCCCATTATTTTGATCATGTCCTCAGTTTGGTGGAGGATATTGATCAATTGCCGCCTAACGAACAATTGCAGGCTTTTCTGAAAATCACAGAAGATATTCGTTTTGAGTATGAAAAAAAAGTGCGATTGGGTGATAGTGCCCGGGATTTAAAGCGGTTAGATGATTTATATGCCAATGTTGCCGATCGAGCCATTGCACTTAAAAGTGTGATAGAAAAAGAGCTCCAGAAAATCCCACCAGCATTGCCTGAAATACGTAAGCAATGGATGCTGCATCGTCATAACTTATTGAAATTGAAATCTGGAATGGAAAAAGGGATAAATAAATCCGAGCTTCAAAAAATTTTCAACAATCTGGAAGAAATGGCAAGGCTTTGGAAAGACAAAGAATATGACCATGGCGAAATAGAAGCATTACTTATCATTTGCGATGAGTTCATAGCTTTTCGGAAGATTTTAAAAGGGCCGTTTCACAATGATTTTATCTCCAGAGCTTTGAACGCTTATCAGGCTGCAGAAAATCTTTTGAAAGATCGTCTGGAGATGCCTGAATTTCAACAATATATGATTAGAATGGCTTATTTTGCATTAAATTTGGGTATTGGGGAGAAGACTGTCTTTTTTTGGTTTCAAGCGGCCCATAAACACCCTTTACAGATCAGGCATTACGCAGAGTGGTTTCGACAGCAATATTTAGAAGTTCAAATATTGCTGAAAAACAATAGACAAAGGTGACGTTAAAGGGGATTCAAAAATGAAATCAGATTTTGTTATAATTGGATTGACCGGTGCTTTGGGAAGTGGTTGTTCAACCATAGCGAAATTTTTGTCCAAATCGCTTTTAAATTATAAAAAAGACATTCAAAGTATCAATGAAGCAGTTGAGTCCCAAATAGGAAAATATTACAGAGCATTAAAGGGAAAAGAAAACAGGTACAATTCGAGGATGCAACATTTTGATCAACAATTTCAAGATGTTTTCATAGAACCTGAGGATCTGTATCATGCTGTTTTAGATCAGGAAAAATTAGATACAACTGAAAAAAGGTTGAAGATCCTTAACAGACAATTACGGGCTCTTTTGTTGAAAAGGAAATTGTTTGACTATTACAGTTCAGTTGACTGGCCTGATTTTAAAAATATTTCAATGTCAACGTTAATAATCAAACTGGTTGTGGAGCAGAGCATAAAGAAGGGTTCTGAAAAAATAGGCGAATCAGATGAAGTATTAAGATATTTGAAGTCAGGTAATGACTTTCTGTCGGGAGCAAAAGATCAGATCCTCCGTTTTGCCGAAGAAAATATCAACATCATTGACCAATACAATAACCTGTCATCTTACAAAAATTATGGTGATCTGGATAATGGGCTTTTTTGCAAAGAAATAGACCAATTCTTTCATGGATTGGTATCTCTGAAAAAGAAAATTTTAGAATCCAAAGATGTTGGACCTGAATGGTTGCAGGATATGGGAGACAATCTAAGAGGCACTGGAAATGCTTTTAGACCATATAGACCTGAAGAAAAAAAGAAATTCAATCATTTAGATATCTTGGCAGATGAAACCAACAAATTGATTAAATTTTATCGAAGAAGATTGGATGGAAAAAGAAAGAACCATTTTGTCATTGATTCTTTCAGGAACCCTGAAGAAGTTCAATTTTTCAGGAAAAGATATGGTTCATTTTTTCTTTGTTCATTGTATGCCAATAAAGGATTAAGAAAAAAAAGATCTGGAGAATTTTTAACGGATCGATGTGAAAAAAGAGACCGTGGAAAATACAAAGCGACAATCGACCTCCATAAACAAAATGTCCCAGATTGTGTCCTGCTTTCAGATTACGCAATTAACAACGACAGTGATGATGATGCCTATAAAAACAAAATGATCAAATTGCTGTGTTTAATCGACAAACCCGGCCTTGTTTATCCCTCAGTTGAAGAAGTGTCCATGAATTTGGCATATAATGTCAGTTTGAGGTCAACATGTATCTCAAGACAGGTAGGAGCTGTTATTACGAATAGCGATGGATTCGTAATAGCTACAGGATGGAATGATGTTGGATCTGGTCAGTTGGGCTGTTCACTCAATTGTATCGATGATTACACAAAATACTCAAACTCAGATAGCCTGCTTTCTGTTTGGCGGGATAAATACTACGAATTCAGGAAAGACGGGTTATTTGATGATTACCAACCAAACAGCTATTTTTGTTTTAAAGATATTGAATCCAAATCGTTTTCATCGAAAAAAATCGATAAAGCATATAAAAAGTTTTGTAATAAACAACGATTTGAAAAAAATATTCAAAATTCTTCCCATGAAGAATTACTATCATTTATCAAGCAGAACATTTCGATTAAACGATTAGAATACGCAAGAGCGTTACATGCAGAAGAAAATGCTATTTTACAGGCAGCCCGCTTCGGAGGTGTGGGAATATCTGGTGGTACTA
This genomic interval carries:
- a CDS encoding nitroreductase family protein, with translation MTLFTIDHEKCDKDGICALECPAHIIEMTDNGPVPSVGAEEICIRCGHCVAVCPRGAFTLNFLSPEECMPVKKELALDAAHTEHFLRSRRAVRRYRDKPVPRDLFEKALGIACCAPTGSNRQEVQWLVIDNKDDVKKIAAHVIEWMRHLVKTRPELALPLNMQTLIQHWEQGSDRICRDAPQLVFAHASNEFGSAAADCHTALAYLELALPGFGLGSCWAGYVNYAVGQWPALADFLSFPENHSCHGALMVGFPKFKYFRAPKRNNPVVRYHGEQHFHKIF
- a CDS encoding DUF433 domain-containing protein, whose amino-acid sequence is MDTNENLLSRITINPNIMVGKPTIRGMRITVEQILRALSSGITEKELLEEYPELEKKDFQAVFAYATNLVEEEQIFPVHISA
- a CDS encoding DUF5615 family PIN-like protein — encoded protein: MNTRELKFLVDVGVGKAIEDYLQSEGYDIKAVRNIDPCMKDEDIIRTAFWESRMVITMDKDFGELVYHSSMDHCGILLLRLENAVSYKKLKVVQFIMENYSDRLKNCFCVFQNDKFRIRKIAR